In the Nitrospirota bacterium genome, CGGGGAACTACGTCTCCGTAAGATATGCGATGAAGCGCTTCCCGGCCTCCCGCGGCACCGGTCCCTGCTCCCGCGCCAACCGCTCCTCGTAAAGCCCCACGGCCTCCTCCGTCTCCCGCATGCCCTCGACGAAGAGGAGGCGGAGGTAGCCCCCACCCGCTCCCGCCCCTGCACCGCTTTGGAGCAAGCGGAGACGCTCCTTGAGGGTGAGGAAGAAGCAGTAGTGGAAGAGGTCCTCCGAAGGCTCATACCCTCGCTGGTCCATGGCCTCCAAGGCCTTCCTCAGAAAGAAGGCCTGCTCGGCAGGGGTCAATTCGGTGAGGAACCTCTCCTTGAGCCGGTGCGTGAGCATATCTTATTCTAATCCATCCCGCGGCAGCCGTTCTATCGTAATCGGCCCATGAAACCCCACCCCGACGTCCTAAGCTTGATAGGCAAACCCCCCTGGTGCGGATAAACCGCCTGGCCGAGCGGGGCTCGGCGGAGATATGGGGCAAACTCGAGGGCGTCACCGTGGCCGACGCCGCCGAGACAGGCTCTCTCCCCTCTTCTCCTGTGACAGACATTACATATCATGCGTCATGCGAAGAATATATTAAGATATGTCGTTTTGGAACCGTGAGGCGCTGCTGGACAGGCGCTTCATTCCCTACAGAAAGGGAGGACAGAGGGAGTTGAGCATGTTTGCCGAAAATATGGGCGGGGAATGATCTAGTAACGGCGGGCATAGCCCACCCAACTTATACTGGTTAATTACTGTTAAAGCGAGAGGGAATGCCGCACAAGAAGATTATCCGGTGGAACCTTGCACTAATCGTCGCCATCGGGCTATATGGCTTTTTCACGGACGAGCCGTACTGGAGAGACGTAGGTCATGGACCATGGTTATACGATTATTTCTTCTGGTTTGCTCTTGCTTTTAATGGGCCGTCGGGCTTTCTGGCCGATTATCTCTCTTGGCATATACACACGCATGTCGACTATAGATTCTTAATCCAGTATGCCTTATGGTGTCTGCTGTTATGGCCGCAGTGGAGATTCTATGACTGGATTGCTCACTGGTACCGCAAGAGTTTCGGAAGACAGGTATCGGTTTATGTATTTGCTTCGTTACTGATTGCCGGAGGTGCGATAGCAGCCTATCAAGCATGGTTGTTCGGCCATCGACCAACCGATTTGTTCATAGATAAATACTTTTGGTTTGTCCGCATAGCCGGAGTGGCATGCTCGGGAATTGTAATTCTCATGTACGTGTATATCGTGGCAAGTCGAATTCACTCCGACAAAACGGTCACTGCCGCAGAAGAGCCGTGACGGTTGACATTACCTATCAGAGAGTTCCTTACTGCCCAACCCGCTCACGCCCCCTTAATCCTTAATCCTCTCCATCTCTTCTTTCAGCTCTCCCTGCTCAAGGAGGCCTTTCTTCTCCAAACACCGTATGAGGGCCGTCTGGGTGCGAAGGAGGCCCGTCAGGGCTTCCGCCACCGGTGCCTCTTTCCTTGTCTCCCTCGCCGGGGGCGCGGCTTTCGGCGGCTGCCCTTCCCCCTTTTCCGCGAGGATGCCGCTCAAAAAGCGCAGATAAGCCACGTCCTTTTCCACGATGACCACGCCCATGCCGTCCTTCTTCACGCTCCTGTCCACGGGGGCGCCCATCATCTTGCCTACGAACCGCTTCTGCGAGCGGGCCACCACGCCCTTGACACCCGCGGTCTTACCGTCGGGCAGGTGAATGGTCATGTCCAGGAAGGTCCCCACCGGGAAGACGCGGCTGGACCGGATGAACAGGCCCTCCATGGAAAAGTCGCTGGAGATGCCCTTCAGGGCGCTACCGTCGGCCATGAAGTCGACCTTCAAGCGCCGGGTGTAGCGCTTGTGCTTTCTCTTGTTCGCCATATGCAAACATATCATAGTTTCCCCCCGGGGCGTCTGTGACCAGAATCTCCTTGTTCCGGAAGAAACTATGGTAAGGTAGATTGGACGTATGTGTCGGGAAAGGAGAGAATGAAGAAGCGCCTGGGTGAGATGCTTCTCTCGGCCGGCCTCATCGACGAGATACAACTCACGGTAGCTCTGGGCATGCAGAAGCAAAACGGGCTCAAGCTGGGCAAGCAGCTTCT is a window encoding:
- a CDS encoding PilZ domain-containing protein, with translation MANKRKHKRYTRRLKVDFMADGSALKGISSDFSMEGLFIRSSRVFPVGTFLDMTIHLPDGKTAGVKGVVARSQKRFVGKMMGAPVDRSVKKDGMGVVIVEKDVAYLRFLSGILAEKGEGQPPKAAPPARETRKEAPVAEALTGLLRTQTALIRCLEKKGLLEQGELKEEMERIKD